Below is a genomic region from Medicago truncatula cultivar Jemalong A17 chromosome 3, MtrunA17r5.0-ANR, whole genome shotgun sequence.
CTAATAtgcaacaataacaatattgTAGACAAATTTGAAAGGCACGTGAGAGAAAGACATAGTTGCAGCGACAacttaaaaagaaagaagaaaaagggttCCAACAACAGCTTCATCGACGATCACCAATCCGGTGTTATTattgtatttgttttgtttcattattatatcatataattattgaaaaacTACTTGAGATAGTCAATGCACGAGAAAGGTTGAATGGTCTAGCCCTTTTATGTATGGAGAAAGATAGGATAAAATATATTGATGATGACACAATTATTAGTGACTTTGCATATAGAAATGTTGGTAGAAATTGTTTTCTATGAACATttggatattaaataaaaatttgattttttttaagtccggtatttttgctagattattacaTCAagtaataaaaactaccatcttcaagaaaattattttcacatTTCAGAAATCTGAATTTTTTGTATACTTATTAGTTAAGGTCCAAATTTGAGCCCCCTAGGCCACCAAAATCTTAGATACGTCCCTGCGAACAATACATCAAATGGTAGGACCACTTCCCGGACACTATGTATGCACGAGTTTTAGTGCATTGGGTTGCCCAATATTTTACTTTAGCTCAGGAAGCTCTTTAGTTATGGAGACTGGAAAGAGACATTTTAATTTGTTGGAGTTCACAACAGCAAGTGTTTTTAGCTTTGTGAAGCATGtctttgaagaaaaagaattttacattttattattcttCAAATCATATTCAATGATATGCTTCAACTCTTTACATTCGTCTATTCTTAGAGTAAGCAGATGTGGTAAGCAAGTTGATATAGAAATGGAGAAAATCATTTCCAACTTTTTACATCGCAAGATTTTCATAAATGTAAGGTTATTGAGGGAAAATGAACTTTTGGGGCATACAAAAAGACCCGTCATCATTGGCAGAATATATAACTCAGTGTATTGCAGATCTAAGTTCATTTGCTATTCATTTACTTAATTGAGAGAAGATACTTTCGACCCTCGAGTCGAGTTATAATTTACCACGAGTCTTTTCAAAGCGAGAATATGATCCATGTTTCCACTTACTTCCTACAATAAACGGATGAAAAATAAAcacatgaataaaataataataacaaattcaTGTAAGTGCAGTTGATATGTTAAAGCGCTATTGAGACATTAGGTGTATTAGGGCAGAAATTCAAACTTGGAATTCATCTCTTCTCCTTCCAtagagagtgtgtgtgtgagtttcacTACTATgctctttaaaacaaaaaatgaaaataagagtAATAAAATAGTATCACAAAGTTAAAATTAGATAAATGAGAAAAGAGAATTGTGAGAAACTAAATCATTTAAATACGCTAACAAATATCCTATTATGTGATTTAGACACGCCAATGTTTGTTTCAAAACGAGACCAATGAATATGCTCAACCGATGTCAAGAGTAACATAATTGTAGTGAAGTTTAGAAATGTGTAAGAATgaatttacaaatttaaaataaacaaattgaatAAGATAGTAATTCATTTCAAATGATAAAAAGCTCCAACAACAAATGATAGTCTAATAGCCAAGAGGGGCACTTAAAGCAGCCCTTGTTTCTAAAACTTGTTCCTCTTTTTGAATAATACTCTTCAAAACAGTCTCCGAGGATGTCAATTGATGCTTAAGATCTTCCACATTTTGACTTAAGACGTCTATCTTAAAACGCAACACTTCAACTTCCTTGGAGACTTGTTGCTTGGAATCCAACAGTTTTTGAAATTCATTTTGAGAGACTTGTATATCCGAAAACAATGCACGTCTTTCGAGACTATCCAACCAAGCCTTATCAAAAGCAAAGCTGCGTACATCTTGTAATAACTTAACAAATTTAGAGCGGCTTGAACCCAACACATCAAACACACTATGGGTTTGAAGAAATTGTAACAGCTCAGCGAGACAGCCGTAAGCATAACCCTTGTATCTATTACTCAGTGATGTGTCCTTTAAAAGAAGTGAAGGGTGCTTAACAAGGAAATCAGTCAACAAAGACAAGTTCTCATAATCCAAGTAATTCTCCGAGACCAGTTGCCGAAGCTTCGACATGACAATTGAAGGAGAACTTGACTTTTCCATTATTTGAGAAGAGTTCCCTGATagtgaagaaaaaattaatttaattaagccTCTtgagaaacaacaaaaattttaaaaaaaaatattattaatggaGAAAATACCTTCAGAAGGGATTGAAGGAGTTTGAAATGCAAGATGCTTAGGAAGTTTATTGCTAGGAGAGGGCTTAGGTTCTGAAACTCTAAATTCATCATCGTTAGGAAACTGATTCTCAATATTTGAGCTTACTTTTATGACAGCATCATCATTTAGAGAAACTGAACAAAAAGTTGCAAAGAAGAGGGTTAAACTTCAAAATGAAAAGGGTGATAAGATAACTAATATCAGATTGATCCAAAGAGTCTTCACCTTGATCATCCTTAGTCTTGCTAGTTTCCTGCCAGATTTTAACATCAACATCTTGAGTGGTAAGAGGCTTTGTTATGGCAGTTAGGGGAGAAGCTACGACTCTTCGGCCATCGCCATCGTCctacaaaattcaaataaaagaatgatatCATCATGAAAATAGTTATAGGATCGGCCACACTATATATATTTTCGTCTGAGATAGGCTTGCTTCattacagaaaaaaaaaaaaaaaaaaaaaacatagaaaaccAAAGAATCCAAATGTCCAATTTTATtctcataatatcaaaattagtTTAAAGCTTGATTCTTgtaaacacaacaacaatactTGTAAGCAGAAGaccattttaattttacagCTTTGTTACATGACATAAACTCACCTGTGAAGTTGTTTTATGCTTAGAAGTATCTAATTGACCTAATGAAGAACTGAGTGATTTTGAATGAAGTGATGGTGTTATTATCTTGGCATTAGCTGATGTGGTTCCTTCTTCAACTCGTAATTCGATGCCctgcttaaaataaaaatggaagttTAAGATTGTAGTACAAGTCAATTCTTTCATTgaaaaagagtaaaaaataatactagaaaaaataaagggaaatgcCTTTGTTTTAGGAGAAACTAATTGTATAGGTAGCTCATTCCTTGTTGTTTCTGAAATGGTCGACAAAGTTGATGCTACATTTTTTTCTGACGTTGAACCCTCCAACTGCTTGCATAACATGAAAATGTAAATTAGTTGCAACTTATTTTTAAGTAGTATTTGaagtaaaatttatttcttttaatgttTCTTATTTATCTTTAATACACAATAAGGTGGTATTATATTACATTATTTTCCTGAGAAGGTTTGACGCTAGCATCAGTTTCTGCAAGTGGACATTGTTCATTCATTAACTCCTGTAATAAGAACATACGAATTAGTGATATTGAGTTATCACTGCAGTTCATTACTAGCAAAGgcttaaaatagtaaatatggTATATTTGGAGATGAATATGCAAGGGACTTCGACATGGCCTGCACATTACTTCTGAGTCTGTTGGTATTGTTGCTACTGATGGCATCTCCTTTTGAGGaacattttcatcaaattcatgcCCTGTCTCAAGTGGTTGTTCCATTTCTTTCtgcacaaaaaataaaatgtttgatCCAAATAGATTGGGTTGATGATTGTATTCGTATATTGTTAGCTTAAATAAATAGAATGGTATTGACCTGCGAAGAAGTCAACTTGTGTCCTGATGTTGCTTCAACTTCGGTGATTTCTGAACTTGGATATTCATTACAAGTATCATGGCCTTTGGACATGTCACGAAAATGTTTGAATAGCAGCCGCAAATCCATGTACAATTCATAATCTATAGAAAAGTACAATAGCGATTAACATCATTATAGTACTCCTTcgggtcacatttataagcaaatatttttttgctaggttcattgaataacttaCGTATTTGGACTATAATACAGTCCAGATATATCAGTTATTTAATGAACATGACGTCAGTCACGTAAATGGTTGAATAGCTACCTCATATCCCCATACAATTTAGAATCTATAGAAAAGTACAATACCGATTAACATCATTATAGCACTCCCTCCCGTCATATATATAAGCGTAAATGGTTTATCTATATgccttaaaaataaatttttaccagttttatcatttatatagaATTAAAGTTTGTATTAGATAGGTCACTCATGAGCTCTTACATTTTAGAAATACTTGAGAAGCTTCAATTGTTAATATCCTTTAATTTATCAAAGAGGAAAAAAATTTGAGATGAAGTTTAAAGGAAAATTATCCTGAAATCTAATCCTTGGTATGTTTTCGTTTCTCTAAATATTactgcatgatatgcaaatatTTACAGCCAACATGTAATGATTTTCAGAAAGATTGGATAGAGTGTGTACCGTAACAAAGCTCAAAACGATAAATATCATTTCCGAGGTCTGCTGTAGATGCTGAAACTAGTTTTTGACAATTCTGTACCAAATGATGTTTTACAGCTTGGAGTTGAATTCCCTGGACATGACAGAGGCTTGGTAGATTTACAAATACTACAAGTTTTAGATTTGGAATCTCCAGTTTCTGATCATCTTTTTCACTTACAAATATTTCCTCTAGCTCTGCTTCTCTTATGATTAGAACCTCTAGCTCAGGAAGCTCTTTACATATGGACATTGGAAAGACATATTTCAACTGATTGCACTTTACTACAATAAGTGTTTTAAGCTTTGGGAAGCATGTCTTTGTAGAAATAAAATTTGAGGAGTTTTTGTTCtccaaatcatattcaattatatgCTTCAACTCTTTGCATTCTTCAATTCTCATAAAAAGCAGTTGTGGTAGACACCTTACTATAGAAGTGGAGAAAacagttttcaatttttcacaATGCATGATTTTTAATCTTGTAAGGTTTTGGaggaaaaatgaatttttcgGACCCACAAATAGGAATGTCATCATAGGCATAATATACAAATCAATGTCTTCAAAACCTAAGTTCATTTTCTCTTCATTGAGACAAAATATACTTTCTACTTTGGAGTTATTTTCTACCATGAGTCTTTTCAAAGAGATAAAATGCTCCACATTTACACTCAATtcctgaaagaaagaaaaaacaaaaaaaaagggagaaataAGCACATGCATAAAATAAGGTTATTACCACTCTGCTTCTGGTTTCCATAGTTGCTTGATAAAGATCCAatgttctttcatttttttcaactttctatatattttcaattttctattcAATCATTCATCTAAGTtcacttctttcaaaaaaaaaaaaaatctaagttcACTTCTTCCTCATGGTGAGAAATAATCATAGAAATGTTTCGAATTCGAACATTCATACAGTAGTTCATGAAATTTCTCAATCCATTGAAATCATTCATATAAAAAAGACTACTTTCACTCCATTCCACACACCTTCTTCCGTCCAAATTTTAGGGTGATATTGGAGttcatggaagaaatttgtTAAGAGATTACTGGAGCAAAATAAAGTTTGTCGAAGAGGACTGTCTGTCAACATATTTGGAGAAACACAAAATGACTTAACAACAAATGCAATATGGACaaagaaaaagatgagaaaACATGACCATGTAGAATTTCAGGCCACAACGCATTCTTCCTACAAGTACGAATAGTGGGGAATGTGGTCATTAGTTTAGTTACTATATAAGTCATATGGTTGACTCATTTGTACCTATCTTTTTCATTCTTGTATCATTTCAACTATAATCAATACAATAGTTTTCCAAGCTTTTCTCTCTATATCCATGGATGCCATGTTTACTAACAGTCATTTCAAACACAATAGTTTTCCAAGCTTTTCTCTCTATATCCATGGATGCCATGTTTACTAACAGTCATTTCAAACACGCGTGTTATATCAAGACCTCAATTAGACAGAATACTAGCCGACTAAGAGGAATCGTTAAGTGTTTGTCAACTTATAGCACACAATCTTCCAAGAATAGCTCGACGAGGTAACTGCCATGATCATGGCTTGGCACCGAATAAACAGTTACTTAGTTTCCCATCTACGTTTCCATGGCAAAGTAGTGGGAGGTTAAATTTGTCATTCCTATTTGagaattttcttaattttattcaatttctgAGTAGCTATCAATTGCAATCACTGAATATATTTACAAACAACAAGATATATAGAAATAGGGATACCTTGATGATTGTATTGTCGACAAATCTTGTTACTGAATGATGAGTTATGAAATCACTAATAGACTTGACAGTAGAAACCTGCGAGCAGTTTTTGAGTTCGAAGTTTTTCAAAGGTGGAAATGTTATGTGACATTGTTTGGGACATATTGCGACTAAACTTGGCAGATTGCAAAGACTGAGACTTTCCAAAGAGCAAAGATGAAGGTCAATCTTAAGCAGATTTTGATGATCATGAGTGTAGTGTCCAAGTATGTATTCCAATTTCTCACAATCTCCAATGTatagatattttaattttggaaaGACATTGCCCAAGTTATTGCCACCACTGTCATTTTCTCCTGTGTCTACTATTATGTGCTTCAATTCATCACAGTTGCTAATACATAAAGTCTCCAACAACATTCTTGGAGCAGTAGATAGGATAAATACAGATTTCATCTTTGAAATATATCCCAGCCTAATCTCTTTAATATTGTACAGGATATGTGATTGTCTTGAAAGACATTGAGCACGTTCCCATATGTTAAGGCAATAGGAATTTGATTCCTGCAATTATGTAATCCAAATGAAAATAGAAGTTAAATAATCTCTTAGTGTGTGTGCGCGcgtataaatatataaaaaatgcaaataaatcattttcccctttttctttttaatattataaatttttctgtcATACAATACAAGTCCTAAAGATGGGCTTACACTATCTATACTTTACTTAATGTCTCAAAGTTTTTAAACATGTAAAGCTATtaattaatactaaaaaaatgtacattGTTATTATGCTGTATTCTGATCACTTTTGGTATTTAATAATTTGCTATTGTATTAATATTAATCTTCCAGCTTTGTATCTatagtttcttttctttcttttttattataataaaatgtgTCAATAGTTTCTTatgaaaaagtataaaaaaaatatcacagaAGAACATGAGAGTTACCATTAAGTTGTCCTGCCGTTGATCCTGAGAAACGAATGGGATGTTAGTACTTGTGGTACTCCTCAATTTGTTCCCAAATTTTTTACCACAACAATATATATCAGTCTGTGAAAAGATGTTGCATTTCATTGGGCCTGATTCTGCTTGTGGCTTGGAGGCATCTCCAGAAGTATAAGATGGTCCCTTAATGGACGTAGACATGGTATGGTTACATTCTGGGaaaatatcaatcaaatttGGTATGCCATCAAGCTTCATTGTTTCAAGGGAACCAAGTGGGACATTTTTGCCAAATATGTATTTAAGCTTATCACAACTTCTTATTCTGATGGATTGTACTGCTGGAAGATCATGAGCCGAGGGAAACgaaaatataaattcaagttCTGGACAGTTCTCAATTGTAAGAACTTTGAGTTTTGGCAACATTGAGCCATGACTCTTTCTATCAATACTATCGTCAACTATTACGCTGCTTAATTCCTCCTCTTTTCTTTCATCCTTTATTATGTTTACAAGACACTCACATTCCAATATCTCCAAAACCTCCAACAACACTAAGCAACGAGCAGTTGACGGTTGAAATAGGGAGGTCAACAATGGGCATCCCTCCAATGTCACACTCTTCAAATTGCAGAGGTTTAGCTTGCACTTAAATAAGCTCTGCAAATGTTCACAGTTCTTGATGGACAACTTCTCTAAATTGTTTAGAGAGTCAAAGGAAACAGGACCATTGAACAATTCTTCCAAATTTTCTAGGTTCCAAAGATCTAGTACAACCAACTTGGAGAAGACATTTGGAAATTGAGAATCAGTATGCTGAGTGTCAATGAGGCAGTGCAACTGTGAAATGGATATCAAATTAAGCTCGACTAGATCATTCATACCATGATCCATAGGAACAATCTCAGGTATGATGTTTCTCCATCCCCCCTCCATTCTTGTTAGTCTAAGAACCTCTGCTTCTTGCATACAGTACTTGAGTGTTGTTTCAGATAGGAAAATGTCAATCTTGTCTACAAAAGACACACAATTTGATGATGAATCGATCAATTTTCTCCATACGTCACTGATACAAAACCTTCGCAATTCATTTGGAAAAGAAATTTCTCGACAAAAAGCATTAAAACTACATGTGAAATATAATTCTTCAAGGGATGAGCATCCTTTAATCACCTCAAATGGATTGTTCCTTAAAATTCCACACAAATCCAATTGCAACAATCTGAGTTTCTCTAGATTTGTGATTCCATGTGGcaattcattaattatacatTGATCCAACTCAAGTGTCTCAAGACTTTGCAAATTTCCCAAAATAGAGATATCACCCAAATCGATATACATAAAGAGAAGAGATCGAATATTCTTCAAAGACTGAATTGATTGAGGTAATGAGAAACCTAGATAATAAGAAGGATAATTGTAGAATAAATGAAAAACTCGAAGGCcgttattattttcaaaaaatgaatCAAGGACATTGATTTTCACATCATGGTAGTCTTCATCCTTATACACGACGACAATTAGAATCTCAAGCCTGGAACCATCAAGCTTATAGGAAAACACATCATTTAGCTTGCCTTCGCATAGCAAATATTTGATATTCTTCTCCCTTTCAACCATTGCGTTTTGATTTTTATCATCCAACTTTATTGTTTGAACCTCTTTGTTAGATATTCGCTGGGCTGCGTCACGAACCAAGTCGTGCATTTTCACACTATTTTTATTGGCCTGCAACAATAAACAAGAATCTAGGAGTTTATTTGTTGATTGAACTACTTCAGTTCGAGCATCTTCATAACTACCATAATTTTCGCCAAAAAGGCCTGCTCCAATGCCAAGTCTAATTAATCTTTCAATAGGGATTACTTCATCTTCTCGAAATACAGAACACAAGAGGAATAGTCTCTTGGCAAAGTCATTTTTCATATTATCATAGCTAAACTTCAAGCATTTATGAATTTTCACCAGTTGATCATCAACACCATACATGGACATATGTTTCTGCAAGGAGTTTAAGGCGCCATCCCACTCTTCAAGACGTTGTTCACCCTTCAAACTACTGGCAATAACAGCAATGGCAATTGGTAATCCTTTGCACTCATTTGCAATTTTACGGCCCTTGTTGagcaaatatttatttgaaatttcacTTAGACCAGCATGTCTTTTGAACATGGTCCATGCGTCCTTTTCAGATAAGAGCTCTAGTTGAACTGTCCTACTGCATTCTAATTTGTTGCACACCGAAACATTGCGTGTGGTTATAAGAATTCTACAGCCTTTGTGATTATCACTATGTGGAATCCCTATTTCATCAAAATTGATATCTCCCCACCACACATCATCCAATATTAGAAGGATCTTCTCGCCATTGGTTAATCTACTCCATAGTTTTTTGGGTCGGTCTGATTCACTAcagtcaaaaaaattcaatcccAAGGATCCAGCAATATCATCTTGAATCTTTTTAATATCAGGAGAAAACGACACTGTCGTATCAATGACGTGGGTAAATTGTTTGGATTTCTTAAGTTCCTTACCCACTTCTTTGGCCAATGTAGTTTTTCCTGTGCCCCCCATCCCTTGCAACCCGGTTATATAATTGTTGCAATCTTTCAGAGCATCTAAAAGCTCTTTGTATTTGGATTCCCTACTTTCAAAAGAAATATAGTGAGAAGATGAATAACGCTCGACATCTGGAAGACGAGCAGGGAGTCCAATTGCAAGTTCCTTTCTAGTTTCAATCAGCTTTTTAATTTGCCCCGTCTTATTTGCAAGATCCTTTCCCCTTCTATATCTCCATATGCAATGGGGGAAAAATCCAAAAAggcatttttgttttgttttggtgtctTCTTGAATGAGCTTTTCAGCTTCTTCTTCCCAAAAAAGAGCATTACCTTGAACAACTTCTCCTCTTCTGGTTGCCACGTCAACACACTGCTTGAAAGTTGTCTTTTCTACTTCCAACCTAGCTTTTCCTTATTCGAAATCCTTAGCAATGCACGTGTAGCAACATATATAACTTGATTCTGTGATCGCCCCATTTATCAATTTCTCCACATATGTCTTCGCCAAATCAGTTATGAAACTTGCCatctaaacaaatttcaattgatCAAATTTAGGCATATATACATTGTACCATGCATGTGTTGgaattgtttttttagtttgttcAAGCAAATATTTCGAAAAGTTCAAACAAGCATTGCATCCaatatttaagtttaaaatCCTTTACGAAGATTTCTAAATACCCAATTTATCtttgaaaacaataaacaaGTTATGAAAAATTGATCCTTTATAGATTTAATTATTCATTAGTTGCCTTTTAAATTTATCAACATTCAACATACTCTAATCAGTGTTCCATTTAGTTGTGCATTAGAGCTGTCCATTTGCATAAACTTTATAGCTACCTATTACTTTAATGCTTAATTATTGGTCACACATTTATGTACATTAATTTCCATGTTTTGATCTGTCTTATATTGATAATTTACTCATTCGTAATTTTTCCATGTTTACAGTGTTTGATGTTAAGTAATGAGTAATAATGTTGAGTTAGTTACAATGAATAGCCTCAATACTATATATAGGCTGAGTCACTAACTAACCGAAAGACTTGCTGAGCAAGATTCCTAATCTAACCAATCATCAGGTGACAGCTGTCAATGTACCAACTGAACTGCAACTAACCAGTGTCATAATTTATGATGATGAGTATTATGTGTAATTGTTTTTATCAATGTATGATTATAAAACTGTTTCATAGTTCAAATTGCAGTAGTAGGAGTTTTTATCAATGTAAGGATCTCCTATTATTTAATCATAGCAGTAGTATCTGACAAAAGTTTTGACACTTTGTAAGATATTGAGgtttttgttatttaaatattttcaatttctcCAACTTGAAAAGCATAAATTTTGTAACTTAAATCAGTATCAACCCCCTGTTATTTGACCTATTTTAATGCttgaatttaaatattattttccttctcttttgaAGTTTACTTTTGTAATAGTGTTTCTTCAGGTTcacattattaaaatattttttccctTCCTTTCTTCAGTTGTTTTCTGCCTTTTATTCTTGCTCTTGCAGCAATTCATCTCGGCTTTATTGAAGATAGGGGATCGTTTGTGAGATGACGTCGATTAGTTGCCTCGATTTTTTGTTTAACGATGGATGAATGAATTTGATGTTTTGGAGCctatttcatgttgattttacGCATTTTGGTCGATGGTTAGTTTCTGATTTGGTTTCTGTTGCAATATCTTTCTCGTTGTGTTTTGTCTCGTTTCTTATTGGATTTCGGCTCTACTTCAGTCTCAagattgttattttttcttttacaaaactTGTAATTGCATGTCAATTTGTGAATTCGTTATTTTCCAATGTGCACGGTTTTCTTCTGTTCAAAGATAAGGTCCAAAAGATTTTCAATACTAAGGAGTTGAGAAGAACAATGTTTTCGGATAATATGATGTACTCATTGTTGAAAACAGTTGTGAATATAATTTCTAGCTTTACTACTAAACAAGGTATCGTCCATGGACTCACATGTGTTGACACCCTACTAAAAAATGGTatcatagaaagaaaaaattgtcactTACTTGATGTTTCTCTAGTTATTCACTTCAAAGTGTCTATCCGATAATCATATTAGGATTAAACAGTTTTGATTGTATCTTATCTAATTAATCGTGTGTCATCTTGTGTTGTAAATAAAGTTAGTCAAGTTTCAGTTTTTTATATCATGTTTCCCATATGTTCCTATTTTACAGAATCTTGAGTCTTATGTAATTTGTTGTGTTGCTTTTGTTCATGTTCATCAGCAACACTGAATTAAGTTGGATTCTCCTGCGTATAGACGTGGCTTTATGGGTTATATCCTCCCAAGAAAATAGGTTACAAATGTTAACATCATCCCATTCCATTCGTAACATACTTTGTTTCAAAGGATGTTACCTTTCATGAAAATGTGTCTTACTTTGTTCATCCTCAACCTCAGCgggaaaatataaatgaaaatcgCTCTGAGTTTGAGCTCTTGATCATGCCTCACAACCTCCACGAAACACCAACCTCAGTTTTTGTTTCTAGTCTAGAGGTTACTCCTAGTCATACTCCCGAGTATACTCCTTTTCCTAATCATGAGTCTGTCTCTATTTAGGTTCCTTCATTCTCTACCTTCTGCTTCAACTGTAATATATCACgtcataaataaattttat
It encodes:
- the LOC25491054 gene encoding uncharacterized protein, with protein sequence MSKGHDTCNEYPSSEITEVEATSGHKLTSSQKEMEQPLETGHEFDENVPQKEMPSVATIPTDSEELMNEQCPLAETDASVKPSQENNLEGSTSEKNVASTLSTISETTRNELPIQLVSPKTKGIELRVEEGTTSANAKIITPSLHSKSLSSSLGQLDTSKHKTTSQDDGDGRRVVASPLTAITKPLTTQDVDVKIWQETSKTKDDQVSLNDDAVIKVSSNIENQFPNDDEFRVSEPKPSPSNKLPKHLAFQTPSIPSEGNSSQIMEKSSSPSIVMSKLRQLVSENYLDYENLSLLTDFLVKHPSLLLKDTSLSNRYKGYAYGCLAELLQFLQTHSVFDVLGSSRSKFVKLLQDVRSFAFDKAWLDSLERRALFSDIQVSQNEFQKLLDSKQQVSKEVEVLRFKIDVLSQNVEDLKHQLTSSETVLKSIIQKEEQVLETRAALSAPLGY
- the LOC120579596 gene encoding probable disease resistance protein At1g58602 gives rise to the protein MGGTGKTTLAKEVGKELKKSKQFTHVIDTTVSFSPDIKKIQDDIAGSLGLNFFDCSESDRPKKLWSRLTNGEKILLILDDVWWGDINFDEIGIPHSDNHKGCRILITTRNVSVCNKLECSRTVQLELLSEKDAWTMFKRHAGLSEISNKYLLNKGRKIANECKGLPIAIAVIASSLKGEQRLEEWDGALNSLQKHMSMYGVDDQLVKIHKCLKFSYDNMKNDFAKRLFLLCSVFREDEVIPIERLIRLGIGAGLFGENYGSYEDARTEVVQSTNKLLDSCLLLQANKNSVKMHDLVRDAAQRISNKEVQTIKLDDKNQNAMVEREKNIKYLLCEGKLNDVFSYKLDGSRLEILIVVVYKDEDYHDVKINVLDSFFENNNGLRVFHLFYNYPSYYLGFSLPQSIQSLKNIRSLLFMYIDLGDISILGNLQSLETLELDQCIINELPHGITNLEKLRLLQLDLCGILRNNPFEVIKGCSSLEELYFTCSFNAFCREISFPNELRRFCISDVWRKLIDSSSNCVSFVDKIDIFLSETTLKYCMQEAEVLRLTRMEGGWRNIIPEIVPMDHGMNDLVELNLISISQLHCLIDTQHTDSQFPNVFSKLVVLDLWNLENLEELFNGPVSFDSLNNLEKLSIKNCEHLQSLFKCKLNLCNLKSVTLEGCPLLTSLFQPSTARCLVLLEVLEILECECLVNIIKDERKEEELSSVIVDDSIDRKSHGSMLPKLKVLTIENCPELEFIFSFPSAHDLPAVQSIRIRSCDKLKYIFGKNVPLGSLETMKLDGIPNLIDIFPECNHTMSTSIKGPSYTSGDASKPQAESGPMKCNIFSQTDIYCCGKKFGNKLRSTTSTNIPFVSQDQRQDNLMESNSYCLNIWERAQCLSRQSHILYNIKEIRLGYISKMKSVFILSTAPRMLLETLCISNCDELKHIIVDTGENDSGGNNLGNVFPKLKYLYIGDCEKLEYILGHYTHDHQNLLKIDLHLCSLESLSLCNLPSLVAICPKQCHITFPPLKNFELKNCSQVSTVKSISDFITHHSVTRFVDNTIIKELSVNVEHFISLKRLMVENNSKVESIFCLNEEKMNLGFEDIDLYIMPMMTFLFVGPKNSFFLQNLTRLKIMHCEKLKTVFSTSIVRCLPQLLFMRIEECKELKHIIEYDLENKNSSNFISTKTCFPKLKTLIVVKCNQLKYVFPMSICKELPELEVLIIREAELEEIFVSEKDDQKLEIPNLKLVVFVNLPSLCHVQGIQLQAVKHHLVQNCQKLVSASTADLGNDIYRFELCYGTHSIQSF